From the genome of Leguminivora glycinivorella isolate SPB_JAAS2020 chromosome Z, LegGlyc_1.1, whole genome shotgun sequence, one region includes:
- the LOC125241186 gene encoding U11/U12 small nuclear ribonucleoprotein 35 kDa protein-like: MSREEDKFQRYATEYDPVKIGSIDGTDTIPHDRAILFALDSEYVPNKSVRGDARHTIFVARLHPRTTQETLISEFSDCGKIVRCRLVKDIVTGKSKQYAFIEFERSADVDRALQKHKEYIDNTEVVVEREVERVMKGWKPRRLGGGFGGNKDSGQLRFGCRDRPFKRPIKVRDDIRD; encoded by the exons ATGTCTCGTGAAGAAGATAAGTTCCAGCGATATGCTACAGAGTACGATCCAGTCAAAATCGGCTCAATCGATG GTACGGACACAATACCACATGACCGAGCCATCCTCTTTGCACTTGACTCAGAATACGTTCCCAACAAGTCTGTACGAGGAGACGCAAGGCACACCATATTCGTAGCTCGGCTGCATCCTAGAACAACTCAG GAGACCCTAATATCAGAGTTCTCCGACTGTGGCAAAATCGTCCGCTGCCGTCTCGTCAAGGACATAGTGACGGGCAAGTCCAAGCAGTACGCATTCATCGAGTTCGAACGCAGCGCCGACGTCGACCGGGCTCTACAGAAACATAAAGAATACATCGACAACACGGAAGTTGTAGTCGAGAGAGAGGTGGAGAGAGTCATGAAGGGATGGAAGCCTAGGAGACTAGGGGGAGGGTTTGGGGGGAATAAGGACTCTGGACAGCTCAGGTTCGGGTGTAGGGACAGGCCTTTTAAGAGGCCTATTAAGGTTAGAGACGACATAAGGGATTGA
- the LOC125241128 gene encoding ubiquitin carboxyl-terminal hydrolase MINDY-3 homolog, which produces MQMLIGSAEEKASGSVRALEEKVEMSDSAGAGAGSEPRGGSAGMERELENTRRLLWGEQVKEEVFRRWAQGFTFSADEPSALTQQEGGPCAAIAPVQGFLLKILLSETPGHSLRDLTSEKCNSLLVRAVCTILSQCLAPKYNVAVYQRKTETEAESSSTSATEETETLEQFHRRIEIHSFQGLSEVEAFYTRNIRVLKDKYGVLLLLYSVILSKGVGVVEAELSELSDPLIHSTYGYGSQGLINLMLTGRAVAHVWDHDQVVGGLRLRGIERQNDIGFLTIMEHMQYCTVGSFYKNPKHPVWVLASETHLTVLFSFERRLAAPETAGESAERIFRSFDPEGNNFIPSAALQDVLCAAELVSEPEYVELMRRKLDAENLGIILLSAFMEEFFPTCERGCPDTFTLHHYNGLARSNPGGRVVYRAGRAALLECHMRAASADPMLTCLQTKWPSIDLVWDEGSSPSLN; this is translated from the coding sequence atgcaaatgttGATCGGTTCCGCCGAAGAAAAGGCGAGTGGTTCCGTACGAGCTTTAGAAGAAAAAGTGGAGATGAGCGACAGCGCCGGAGCCGGAGCGGGAAGCGAGCCACGCGGGGGCTCCGCGGGCATGGAGCGCGAGCTGGAGAACACGCGGCGGCTGCTGTGGGGCGAGCAGGTGAAGGAGGAAGTGTTTCGGCGCTGGGCGCAGGGCTTCACGTTCAGCGCCGACGAACCCAGCGCGCTTACGCAGCAGGAGGGCGGGCCCTGCGCCGCAATCGCGCCCGTGCAAGGATTCCTCCTCAAGATCCTTCTGTCAGAGACGCCCGGCCATAGCCTGCGCGACCTCACTTCGGAGAAGTGTAACTCCCTACTCGTCCGGGCCGTGTGTACAATACTAAGCCAATGTCTAGCGCCTAAGTATAATGTGGCAGTGTACCAACGAAAAACTGAAACAGAAGCCGAATCTAGCTCCACCAGTGCCACTGAAGAGACAGAAACCCTGGAACAGTTTCATCGGCGGATTGAAATTCACTCCTTCCAAGGATTGTCGGAGGTTGAAGCATTCTACACTAGAAACATTCGTGTTTTGAAGGACAAGTATGGAGTGCTACTTCTGTTGTATAGTGTTATTCTCAGCAAGGGAGTAGGTGTTGTAGAAGCAGAGCTGTCAGAGCTGTCAGACCCCCTCATACACTCCACATACGGGTATGGGTCACAGGGACTGATAAACTTGATGCTGACTGGCCGAGCCGTGGCCCATGTCTGGGACCACGACCAGGTGGTTGGGGGCCTCCGGCTGCGCGGCATTGAGAGACAAAATGATATTGGGTTTCTCACCATAATGGAGCACATGCAGTATTGCACTGTGGGATCATTCTACAAAAATCCAAAGCATCCTGTGTGGGTACTGGCGTCAGAGACGCACTTGACGGTGCTTTTCTCTTTTGAGCGGCGATTGGCGGCGCCAGAGACTGCAGGAGAGTCTGCCGAGCGAATCTTCCGCTCCTTCGATCCTGAGGGTAATAATTTCATCCCATCAGCTGCATTGCAGGATGTGCTCTGTGCTGCGGAGCTCGTGTCAGAGCCTGAATATGTAGAGCTCATGCGACGCAAGTTAGATGCGGAGAACCTAGGGATAATCCTCCTGAGTGCATTTATGGAGGAGTTTTTCCCAACTTGCGAGCGTGGATGTCCCGACACATTCACGCTGCACCACTACAATGGTCTAGCACGCAGCAACCCAGGCGGTCGCGTGGTGTACCGCGCGGGGCGCGCGGCGCTGCTGGAGTGCCACATGCGCGCCGCCTCGGCCGACCCCATGCTCACCTGTCTGCAGACCAAGTGGCCCAGCATCGACCTGGTCTGGGACGAGGGCAGCTCACCCTCCCTCAACTGA